From one Lineus longissimus chromosome 3, tnLinLong1.2, whole genome shotgun sequence genomic stretch:
- the LOC135484275 gene encoding uncharacterized protein LOC135484275 — MKRVSSEMEFNSNSISDDIGSSDPFSNFENGSDEPRPSTSSGAVGGRSAYKKRERKRLLLQVLDDSKPAATDEQQDSPNEPNPDLDVSSSLPEAEVESPLMVTPISLPRLEAFTPVIPRSEPRSRGRPKKQTTVRSKATECNIAGLPPLTLLPPKDAQVPDVPDESVNIQGNLPSPAKLIPYTMPWGELL, encoded by the exons TATAGGTTCATCAGACCCATTCTCGAACTTCGAGAATGGGTCTGATGAACCTAGGCCTAGCACAAGCAGTGGTGCTGTTGGTGGAAGATCAGCTTACAAGAAAAGAGAGAGGAAGAGG ttattATTGCAGGTACTAGATGACAGCAAGCCCGCAGCAACTGATGAGCAGCAAGATTCGCCAAATGAGCCTAACCCAGATCTGGATGTATCAAGTTCTTTACCTGAAGCTGAAGTCGAGTCACCTCTAATGGTCACACCAATATCTCTGCCACGACTAGAGGCATTTACTCCAGTCATTCCGAGATCTGAGCCAAGATCAAGAG GACGCCCTAAAAAGCAGACAACTGTAAGATCAAAAGCAACTGAGTGCAACATAGCTGGACTGCCTCCATTGACTCTGTTGCCTCCCAAAGATGCCcaagtaccagatgtaccagatgaaAGTGTAAACATCCAGGGGAATTTGCCGTCTCCAGCCAAGTTGATTCCATATACCATGCCA TGGGGAGAGCTTCTTTGA